A genomic segment from Triticum dicoccoides isolate Atlit2015 ecotype Zavitan chromosome 1A, WEW_v2.0, whole genome shotgun sequence encodes:
- the LOC119281785 gene encoding uncharacterized protein LOC119281785: MVGGGAQSASAAEVEDIELGERRRADEYADDDEEGSQYFTDAEDRSWPSHSRHESAAFEDCISRCASTRTSSCGGADSDADVEAGGGHFRKSSCVSECSLDDVDLEAGLGGESAKSSSPDPEKAEKNCRICHLGLESAAAESGAGITLGCSCKGDLSYSHKQCAETWFKIRGNKTCEICSSTACNVVVLGDPEFVEQSNESNTTAAGHAFPNESRRFWQGHRFLNFLLACMVFAFVISWLFHFNVPG; the protein is encoded by the exons ATGGTCGGCGGCGGCGCACAGTCGGCCAGCGCCGCGGAGGTCGAGGACATCGAGCTCGGCGAGCGGCGGCGCGCGGACGAGTAcgcggacgacgacgaggagggcaGCCAGTACTTCACGGACGCGGAGGACCGGTCGTGGCCCTCGCACTCGCGCCACGAGTCCGCCGCCTTCGAGGACTGCATCTCGCGGTGCGCCTCCACCCGCACCAGCTCCTGCGGCGGCGCCGACAGCGACGCGGACGTCGAGGCCGGCGGCGGGCACTTCAGGAAGTCGTCGTGCGTGTCCGAGTGCTCGCTGGACGACGTCGACCTGGAGGCCGGGCTCGGCGGCGAGAGCGCCAAGAGCAGCAGCCCCGACCCCGAGAAGGCCGAGAAGAACTGCCGCATTTGCCACCTCGGCCTGGAGAGCGCGGCGGCCGAGTCCGGCGCCGGCATCACGCTCGGCTGCTCCTGCAAGGGCGACctctcctactcccacaagcagtgcGCCGAGACCTGGTTCAAGATCAGAGGCAACAA GACCTGTGAGATCTGCAGCTCAACCGCATGCAATGTGGTTGTGTTAGGCGATCCGGAGTTCGTCGAGCAATCAAACGAATCGAACACCACAGCAGCCGGGCATGCATTTCCAAACGAAAGCAGGAGGTTTTGGCAAGGGCACCGGTTCCTCAACTTCCTTCTGGCATGCATGGTCTTCGCCTTCGTCATCTCATGGCTCTTCCACTTCAACGTCCCAGGGTGA
- the LOC119281798 gene encoding phosphatidylinositol:ceramide inositolphosphotransferase-like translates to MTIYLAREASKVWRKVCAETTTELPMLREKWPLLLAGIVFQYIHGLAARGVHYLHRPGPLLQDLGFMALPELGQDKNYLSECTFVFIFFSFFLWTFHPFIYHSKRFYTILIWRRVLAFLVASQVLRIITFYSTQLPGPNYHCREGSSMATLPPPNNVLEVLLINFPRGVNLGCGDLIFSSHMIFTLVFVRTYHKYGSKRFIKLLAWMMAIIQSLLIIAARKHYTVDVVVAWYAVNLVVFFVDTKLPEMPDRTNGSPLIPLSNKDKDGRPKDEKDVRLKDEFHKLLNGNHGDATDRRQRVQMNGRHAEEDMSMLSDATPNGT, encoded by the exons ATGACGATCTACCTAGCTCGGGAGGCTTCCAAG GTATGGAGGAAGGTGTGCGCGGAGACGACGACCGAGCTGCCGATGCTTCGCGAGAAGTGGCCGCTACTCCTCGCTGGGATTGTGTTCCAG TATATTCATGGGCTGGCTGCTCGAGGAGTGCATTACTTGCATCGGCCTGGACCACTGCTCCAGGACCTGGGATTTATGGCCCTTCCA GAGCTTGGACAAGACAAAAATTATCTTAGTGAATGCACATTTGTTTtcatcttcttctccttttttctg TGGACCTTTCATCCTTTTATTTATCATAGCAAACGCTTCTACACCATCCTAATCTGGCGCAGGGTGCTTGCTTTTTTAGTT GCTTCACAGGTTTTAAGGATCATTACATTTTATTCAACCCAGCTCCCAGGTCCAAACTATCACTGTCGCGAG GGCTCAAGTATGGCCACTCTTCCACCACCCAATAATGTGCTTGAAGTGCTCCTAATTAATT TTCCTCGAGGAGTAAATCTTGGGTGTGGTGATCTTATATTTTCATCCCATATGATTTTCACTCTTGTTTTCGTTCGAACATATCACAAATATGGCTCAAAAAG GTTTATTAAACTCCTTGCCTGGATGATGGCTATAATTCAAAGTCTCCTTATTATTGCCGCTCGCAAGCACTACACCGTGGATGTTGTTGTTGCCTG GTATGCCGTTAATCTAGTCGTCTTCTTCGTGGACACCAAGCTCCCAG AAATGCCGGACCGTACAAACGGGTCGCCCTTGATTCCGCTGAGCAACAAAGATAAAGATGGAAGGCCAAAGGATGAGAAAGACGTGAGGCTGAAGGACGAGTTCCATAAGCTGTTGAACGGGAACCATGGGGATGCGACTGATCGG CGGCAGCGGGTGCAGATGAACGGGAGGCACGCCGAGGAGGACATGAGCATGCTCTCCGACGCCACGCCCAACGGCACATGA